The following coding sequences lie in one Osmerus mordax isolate fOsmMor3 chromosome 13, fOsmMor3.pri, whole genome shotgun sequence genomic window:
- the ccpg1 gene encoding cell cycle progression protein 1 isoform X2 has product MSESSSDTESSCGWTIISNEGSDIETLGTENGLECVADLPECIAVQQDQHASFSAEGSDNRPESSHDATLKEEILDETLSASEVAGEVAGDEHVTLCSSSDHSDIVTLGDMREAELGPWEEQAELEEEKEATGGEDSYLGTSSSSQYTFSTAETVFPVEQPTAGASSSSEDEAVDQVTPLVRRRRVRRSTTSSTAEPEEEQESGHSEREEVPEVHQEELQEPLVTPPAPGHVSGTLNKCILLALVIAISMGFGHFYGTVQTQERQKIVEKIRGGDLGDPRDLPPQCSRGQPTVIKEVVENLRGHLQKDTVQSLTHIMDEITKENQELRLKQAQLQAQKDELALQLKQTAMERTKTESQQKHLAVENQLLKSSLEREEESLSALQEELRSLRSQIRGLEERGAGADSILSENQRLKEHLEEERQRVLSVLGQRETLMAEAHTLRKELDKERRVTEQLRAELDLLSSAAAGVGGDPETEELQARLAELEKKLSFEQQRSDLWERLYVETKDDKATGDKQAKVKKPKEGVIGKVKETFDAVKNSTKEFVHHHKEQIKKAKEAVKENLRKFSDSVKSTFRHFKDSATRIMDKTQRPHDRRFHERKDARTEKQQQDQQQEQHKRSEGDSWQHRAHKPLHSHPRKSTEDSFQANRNTRKFGGKVQEEPDQENQRSGPKGCSGVFDCAYQESMSLFNKAMDPIRADEFNQLLHSYLQQEVDHFHHWTELESFINNYFHNGVFIHDQMLFTDFVSGVEDYLEDMQEYHGHDDDTFEDLDEYIYKHFFGDTYSQRYGPSRPFEGPDPPTKEQHRSNQQQRKQQRSRPRPQRDRKWSRSGQNTDRHMTDVKIELGPMPFDPKY; this is encoded by the exons ATGTCGGAGAGCTCCAGTGATACCGAGTCCTCCTGTGGTTGGACTATCATTAGTAATGAG GGTTCAGATATAGAGACCCTGGGAACAGAGAATGGTCTGGAATGCGTGGCGGATCTCCCAGAATGCATTGCAGTGCAACAGGACCAGCATGCTTCTTTCTCTG CCGAAGGATCTGACAATAGACCTGAGTCATCACATGATGCCACCCTGAAGGAAGAAATCTTAGATGAGACTCTGAGTGCCTCTGAG GTTGCGGGTGAGGTGGCGGGGGATGAGCATGTGACCCTGTGCTCCTCCAGCGACCACTCAGACATCGTGACTCTTGGGGACATGAGGGAGGCAGAACTGGGCCCCTGGGAGGAGCAGGCTGAgttggaggaggaaaaggaggccaCTGGCGGGGAAGACTCTTACCTGGGGACCTCCTCCAGCAGCCAGTACACCTTCAGCACAGCAGAGACTG TGTTTCCAGTAGAGCAGCCTACAGCAGGAGCCTCCAGCAGCAGTGAGGACGAGGCTGTGGATCAGGTGACCCCCCTGGTGAGGAGgcgcagggtgaggaggagcaccaccagctccacagctgagccagaggaggagcaggagtcgggccacagtgagagagaggaggttccTGAGGTGCACCAAGAGGAGCTGCAGGAGCCACTGGTTACTCCTCCTGCTCCGGGTCATGTCAGCGGCACCCTCAACAAGTGCATCCTGTTGGCTCTGGTCATCGCCATCAGTATGGGCTTCGGACACTTCTATG GCACGGTGCAGACTCAGGAGAGGCAGAAGATAGTGGAGAAGATCAGGGGGGGGGATCTTGGCGATCCCAGAGATCTGCCTCCTCAGTGTTCCAGAGGACAGCCAACTGTCATCAAG GAAGTGGTTGAGAATCTGAGAGGACACCTACAGAAGGACACGGTGCAGAGCCTCACACACATTATGGATGAAATTACTAAAGAGAACCAGGAGCTAAGATTGAAACAGGCCCAGCTACAG GCCCAGAAAGATGAGCTGGCATTGCAGCTGAAGCAGACTGCAATGGAAAGGACTAAGACTGAGTCCCAGCAGAAGCACCTGGCGGTGGAGAACCAGCTGCTGAAAAGCTCTCTGGAGCGAGAAGAGGAGTCCCTGTCCGCCctgcaggaggagctgaggagccTGCGCTCACAGATCCGGGGCCTGGAGGAGCGGGGTGCTGGGGCCGACTCCATCCTGTCTGAGAACCAGCGCCTGAAAGAGcacctggaggaagagaggcagcgtGTGCTTAGCGTGCTGGGCCAGAGGGAGACCCTGATGGCCGAAGCTCACACCCTGAGGAAAGAGCTAGACAAGGAGCGGCGTGTGACGGAGCAGCTGAGGGCGGAGCTGGACCTGCTGAGCAGTGCtgcggcaggggtggggggggacccGGAGACAGAGGAGCTGCAGGCCCGTCTGGCAGAACTGGAGAAGAAGCTGAGCTTTGAGCAGCAGCGCTCAGACCTGTGGGAGAGGCTGTATGTAGAGACCAAAGATGACAAGGCCACAGGGGACAAGCAGGCCAAGGTGAAGAAGCCCAAAGAAGGCGTGATTGGGAAGGTGAAGGAGACGTTTGATGCGGTGAAGAACTCCACCAAGGAGTTTGTGCACCATCACAAAGAGCAGATAAAGAAAGCCAAAGAGGCCGTGAAGGAGAACCTGAGGAAGTTTTCTGATTCTGTCAAATCGACCTTCCGCCACTTCAAGGACTCGGCCACGCGCATCATGGACAAAACCCAGCGGCCTCATGACAGGAGGTTTCACGAGAGGAAGGATGCGAGGACAGAGAAGCAGCAGCAGGAtcagcagcaggagcagcacaAGCGCTCAGAGGGAGATTCCTGGCAGCACCGGGCCCACAAGCCTCTGCATAGTCACCCTCGTAAATCTACAGAGGACTCCTTCCAGGCCAACCGTAACACCCGCAAGTTTGGGGGCAAGGTCCAGGAGGAGCCTGACCAGGAGAACCAGAGAAGTGGGCCCAAAGGCTGTTCTGGAGTTTTTGACTGTGCCTACCAGGAGTCCATGAGCCTCTTCAACAAAGCCATGGACCCCATCAGAGCAGACGAGTTCAACCAGCTCCTCCACAGCTACCTCCAGCAGGAGGTTGACCACTTCCACCACTGGACGGAGCTGGAGAGCTTCATCAATAACTACTTTCACAACGGTGTGTTCATCCACGACCAGATGTTGTTCACTGACTTTGTGAGTGGTGTGGAGGACTACCTGGAAGACATGCAGGAGTACCACGGCCATGACGATGACACCTTCGAAGATCTGGATGAGTACATCTACAAGCACTTCTTTGGAGATACCTACTCACAGCGCTATGGGCCCAG CAGGCCCTTTGAGGGGCCGGACCCACCCACGAAGGAGCAGCACAGGTCCAATCAGCAGCAGCGTAAGCAGCAGAGGTCCCGCCCCCggccacagagagacaggaagtggagcagaagtggacagaacacagacagacacatgactGATGTCAAAATTGAGCTGGGTCCCATGCCTTTTGATCCAAAATATTGA
- the ccpg1 gene encoding cell cycle progression protein 1 isoform X1 gives MSESSSDTESSCGWTIISNEGSDIETLGTENGLECVADLPECIAVQQDQHASFSAEGSDNRPESSHDATLKEEILDETLSASEVAGEVAGDEHVTLCSSSDHSDIVTLGDMREAELGPWEEQAELEEEKEATGGEDSYLGTSSSSQYTFSTAETAVLVLSSWKLPQTLWDFGCHLKGQLSGSRSLSVFPVEQPTAGASSSSEDEAVDQVTPLVRRRRVRRSTTSSTAEPEEEQESGHSEREEVPEVHQEELQEPLVTPPAPGHVSGTLNKCILLALVIAISMGFGHFYGTVQTQERQKIVEKIRGGDLGDPRDLPPQCSRGQPTVIKEVVENLRGHLQKDTVQSLTHIMDEITKENQELRLKQAQLQAQKDELALQLKQTAMERTKTESQQKHLAVENQLLKSSLEREEESLSALQEELRSLRSQIRGLEERGAGADSILSENQRLKEHLEEERQRVLSVLGQRETLMAEAHTLRKELDKERRVTEQLRAELDLLSSAAAGVGGDPETEELQARLAELEKKLSFEQQRSDLWERLYVETKDDKATGDKQAKVKKPKEGVIGKVKETFDAVKNSTKEFVHHHKEQIKKAKEAVKENLRKFSDSVKSTFRHFKDSATRIMDKTQRPHDRRFHERKDARTEKQQQDQQQEQHKRSEGDSWQHRAHKPLHSHPRKSTEDSFQANRNTRKFGGKVQEEPDQENQRSGPKGCSGVFDCAYQESMSLFNKAMDPIRADEFNQLLHSYLQQEVDHFHHWTELESFINNYFHNGVFIHDQMLFTDFVSGVEDYLEDMQEYHGHDDDTFEDLDEYIYKHFFGDTYSQRYGPSRPFEGPDPPTKEQHRSNQQQRKQQRSRPRPQRDRKWSRSGQNTDRHMTDVKIELGPMPFDPKY, from the exons ATGTCGGAGAGCTCCAGTGATACCGAGTCCTCCTGTGGTTGGACTATCATTAGTAATGAG GGTTCAGATATAGAGACCCTGGGAACAGAGAATGGTCTGGAATGCGTGGCGGATCTCCCAGAATGCATTGCAGTGCAACAGGACCAGCATGCTTCTTTCTCTG CCGAAGGATCTGACAATAGACCTGAGTCATCACATGATGCCACCCTGAAGGAAGAAATCTTAGATGAGACTCTGAGTGCCTCTGAG GTTGCGGGTGAGGTGGCGGGGGATGAGCATGTGACCCTGTGCTCCTCCAGCGACCACTCAGACATCGTGACTCTTGGGGACATGAGGGAGGCAGAACTGGGCCCCTGGGAGGAGCAGGCTGAgttggaggaggaaaaggaggccaCTGGCGGGGAAGACTCTTACCTGGGGACCTCCTCCAGCAGCCAGTACACCTTCAGCACAGCAGAGACTG CAGTCCTGGTGCTCAGCTCCTGGAAGCTTCCACAAACTCTCTGGGACTTTGGCTGCCATCTGAAAGGCCAGCTGTCTGGCAGCCGCTCCCTCTCAG TGTTTCCAGTAGAGCAGCCTACAGCAGGAGCCTCCAGCAGCAGTGAGGACGAGGCTGTGGATCAGGTGACCCCCCTGGTGAGGAGgcgcagggtgaggaggagcaccaccagctccacagctgagccagaggaggagcaggagtcgggccacagtgagagagaggaggttccTGAGGTGCACCAAGAGGAGCTGCAGGAGCCACTGGTTACTCCTCCTGCTCCGGGTCATGTCAGCGGCACCCTCAACAAGTGCATCCTGTTGGCTCTGGTCATCGCCATCAGTATGGGCTTCGGACACTTCTATG GCACGGTGCAGACTCAGGAGAGGCAGAAGATAGTGGAGAAGATCAGGGGGGGGGATCTTGGCGATCCCAGAGATCTGCCTCCTCAGTGTTCCAGAGGACAGCCAACTGTCATCAAG GAAGTGGTTGAGAATCTGAGAGGACACCTACAGAAGGACACGGTGCAGAGCCTCACACACATTATGGATGAAATTACTAAAGAGAACCAGGAGCTAAGATTGAAACAGGCCCAGCTACAG GCCCAGAAAGATGAGCTGGCATTGCAGCTGAAGCAGACTGCAATGGAAAGGACTAAGACTGAGTCCCAGCAGAAGCACCTGGCGGTGGAGAACCAGCTGCTGAAAAGCTCTCTGGAGCGAGAAGAGGAGTCCCTGTCCGCCctgcaggaggagctgaggagccTGCGCTCACAGATCCGGGGCCTGGAGGAGCGGGGTGCTGGGGCCGACTCCATCCTGTCTGAGAACCAGCGCCTGAAAGAGcacctggaggaagagaggcagcgtGTGCTTAGCGTGCTGGGCCAGAGGGAGACCCTGATGGCCGAAGCTCACACCCTGAGGAAAGAGCTAGACAAGGAGCGGCGTGTGACGGAGCAGCTGAGGGCGGAGCTGGACCTGCTGAGCAGTGCtgcggcaggggtggggggggacccGGAGACAGAGGAGCTGCAGGCCCGTCTGGCAGAACTGGAGAAGAAGCTGAGCTTTGAGCAGCAGCGCTCAGACCTGTGGGAGAGGCTGTATGTAGAGACCAAAGATGACAAGGCCACAGGGGACAAGCAGGCCAAGGTGAAGAAGCCCAAAGAAGGCGTGATTGGGAAGGTGAAGGAGACGTTTGATGCGGTGAAGAACTCCACCAAGGAGTTTGTGCACCATCACAAAGAGCAGATAAAGAAAGCCAAAGAGGCCGTGAAGGAGAACCTGAGGAAGTTTTCTGATTCTGTCAAATCGACCTTCCGCCACTTCAAGGACTCGGCCACGCGCATCATGGACAAAACCCAGCGGCCTCATGACAGGAGGTTTCACGAGAGGAAGGATGCGAGGACAGAGAAGCAGCAGCAGGAtcagcagcaggagcagcacaAGCGCTCAGAGGGAGATTCCTGGCAGCACCGGGCCCACAAGCCTCTGCATAGTCACCCTCGTAAATCTACAGAGGACTCCTTCCAGGCCAACCGTAACACCCGCAAGTTTGGGGGCAAGGTCCAGGAGGAGCCTGACCAGGAGAACCAGAGAAGTGGGCCCAAAGGCTGTTCTGGAGTTTTTGACTGTGCCTACCAGGAGTCCATGAGCCTCTTCAACAAAGCCATGGACCCCATCAGAGCAGACGAGTTCAACCAGCTCCTCCACAGCTACCTCCAGCAGGAGGTTGACCACTTCCACCACTGGACGGAGCTGGAGAGCTTCATCAATAACTACTTTCACAACGGTGTGTTCATCCACGACCAGATGTTGTTCACTGACTTTGTGAGTGGTGTGGAGGACTACCTGGAAGACATGCAGGAGTACCACGGCCATGACGATGACACCTTCGAAGATCTGGATGAGTACATCTACAAGCACTTCTTTGGAGATACCTACTCACAGCGCTATGGGCCCAG CAGGCCCTTTGAGGGGCCGGACCCACCCACGAAGGAGCAGCACAGGTCCAATCAGCAGCAGCGTAAGCAGCAGAGGTCCCGCCCCCggccacagagagacaggaagtggagcagaagtggacagaacacagacagacacatgactGATGTCAAAATTGAGCTGGGTCCCATGCCTTTTGATCCAAAATATTGA
- the ccpg1 gene encoding cell cycle progression protein 1 isoform X4 — protein sequence MSESSSDTESSCGWTIISNEGSDIETLGTENGLECVADLPECIAVQQDQHASFSAEGSDNRPESSHDATLKEEILDETLSASEVAGEVAGDEHVTLCSSSDHSDIVTLGDMREAELGPWEEQAELEEEKEATGGEDSYLGTSSSSQYTFSTAETAVLVLSSWKLPQTLWDFGCHLKGQLSGSRSLSVFPVEQPTAGASSSSEDEAVDQVTPLVRRRRVRRSTTSSTAEPEEEQESGHSEREEVPEVHQEELQEPLVTPPAPGHVSGTLNKCILLALVIAISMGFGHFYGTVQTQERQKIVEKIRGGDLGDPRDLPPQCSRGQPTVIKEVVENLRGHLQKDTVQSLTHIMDEITKENQELRLKQAQLQAQKDELALQLKQTAMERTKTESQQKHLAVENQLLKSSLEREEESLSALQEELRSLRSQIRGLEERGAGADSILSENQRLKEHLEEERQRVLSVLGQRETLMAEAHTLRKELDKERRVTEQLRAELDLLSSAAAGVGGDPETEELQARLAELEKKLSFEQQRSDLWERLYVETKDDKATGDKQAKVKKPKEGVIGKVKETFDAVKNSTKEFVHHHKEQIKKAKEAVKENLRKFSDSVKSTFRHFKDSATRIMDKTQRPHDRRFHERKDARTEKQQQDQQQEQHKRSEGDSWQHRAHKPLHSHPRKSTEDSFQANRNTRKFGGKVQEEPDQENQRSGPKGCSGVFDCAYQESMSLFNKAMDPIRADEFNQLLHSYLQQEVDHFHHWTELESFINNYFHNGVFIHDQMLFTDFVSGVEDYLEDMQEYHGHDDDTFEDLDEYIYKHFFGDTYSQRYGPR from the exons ATGTCGGAGAGCTCCAGTGATACCGAGTCCTCCTGTGGTTGGACTATCATTAGTAATGAG GGTTCAGATATAGAGACCCTGGGAACAGAGAATGGTCTGGAATGCGTGGCGGATCTCCCAGAATGCATTGCAGTGCAACAGGACCAGCATGCTTCTTTCTCTG CCGAAGGATCTGACAATAGACCTGAGTCATCACATGATGCCACCCTGAAGGAAGAAATCTTAGATGAGACTCTGAGTGCCTCTGAG GTTGCGGGTGAGGTGGCGGGGGATGAGCATGTGACCCTGTGCTCCTCCAGCGACCACTCAGACATCGTGACTCTTGGGGACATGAGGGAGGCAGAACTGGGCCCCTGGGAGGAGCAGGCTGAgttggaggaggaaaaggaggccaCTGGCGGGGAAGACTCTTACCTGGGGACCTCCTCCAGCAGCCAGTACACCTTCAGCACAGCAGAGACTG CAGTCCTGGTGCTCAGCTCCTGGAAGCTTCCACAAACTCTCTGGGACTTTGGCTGCCATCTGAAAGGCCAGCTGTCTGGCAGCCGCTCCCTCTCAG TGTTTCCAGTAGAGCAGCCTACAGCAGGAGCCTCCAGCAGCAGTGAGGACGAGGCTGTGGATCAGGTGACCCCCCTGGTGAGGAGgcgcagggtgaggaggagcaccaccagctccacagctgagccagaggaggagcaggagtcgggccacagtgagagagaggaggttccTGAGGTGCACCAAGAGGAGCTGCAGGAGCCACTGGTTACTCCTCCTGCTCCGGGTCATGTCAGCGGCACCCTCAACAAGTGCATCCTGTTGGCTCTGGTCATCGCCATCAGTATGGGCTTCGGACACTTCTATG GCACGGTGCAGACTCAGGAGAGGCAGAAGATAGTGGAGAAGATCAGGGGGGGGGATCTTGGCGATCCCAGAGATCTGCCTCCTCAGTGTTCCAGAGGACAGCCAACTGTCATCAAG GAAGTGGTTGAGAATCTGAGAGGACACCTACAGAAGGACACGGTGCAGAGCCTCACACACATTATGGATGAAATTACTAAAGAGAACCAGGAGCTAAGATTGAAACAGGCCCAGCTACAG GCCCAGAAAGATGAGCTGGCATTGCAGCTGAAGCAGACTGCAATGGAAAGGACTAAGACTGAGTCCCAGCAGAAGCACCTGGCGGTGGAGAACCAGCTGCTGAAAAGCTCTCTGGAGCGAGAAGAGGAGTCCCTGTCCGCCctgcaggaggagctgaggagccTGCGCTCACAGATCCGGGGCCTGGAGGAGCGGGGTGCTGGGGCCGACTCCATCCTGTCTGAGAACCAGCGCCTGAAAGAGcacctggaggaagagaggcagcgtGTGCTTAGCGTGCTGGGCCAGAGGGAGACCCTGATGGCCGAAGCTCACACCCTGAGGAAAGAGCTAGACAAGGAGCGGCGTGTGACGGAGCAGCTGAGGGCGGAGCTGGACCTGCTGAGCAGTGCtgcggcaggggtggggggggacccGGAGACAGAGGAGCTGCAGGCCCGTCTGGCAGAACTGGAGAAGAAGCTGAGCTTTGAGCAGCAGCGCTCAGACCTGTGGGAGAGGCTGTATGTAGAGACCAAAGATGACAAGGCCACAGGGGACAAGCAGGCCAAGGTGAAGAAGCCCAAAGAAGGCGTGATTGGGAAGGTGAAGGAGACGTTTGATGCGGTGAAGAACTCCACCAAGGAGTTTGTGCACCATCACAAAGAGCAGATAAAGAAAGCCAAAGAGGCCGTGAAGGAGAACCTGAGGAAGTTTTCTGATTCTGTCAAATCGACCTTCCGCCACTTCAAGGACTCGGCCACGCGCATCATGGACAAAACCCAGCGGCCTCATGACAGGAGGTTTCACGAGAGGAAGGATGCGAGGACAGAGAAGCAGCAGCAGGAtcagcagcaggagcagcacaAGCGCTCAGAGGGAGATTCCTGGCAGCACCGGGCCCACAAGCCTCTGCATAGTCACCCTCGTAAATCTACAGAGGACTCCTTCCAGGCCAACCGTAACACCCGCAAGTTTGGGGGCAAGGTCCAGGAGGAGCCTGACCAGGAGAACCAGAGAAGTGGGCCCAAAGGCTGTTCTGGAGTTTTTGACTGTGCCTACCAGGAGTCCATGAGCCTCTTCAACAAAGCCATGGACCCCATCAGAGCAGACGAGTTCAACCAGCTCCTCCACAGCTACCTCCAGCAGGAGGTTGACCACTTCCACCACTGGACGGAGCTGGAGAGCTTCATCAATAACTACTTTCACAACGGTGTGTTCATCCACGACCAGATGTTGTTCACTGACTTTGTGAGTGGTGTGGAGGACTACCTGGAAGACATGCAGGAGTACCACGGCCATGACGATGACACCTTCGAAGATCTGGATGAGTACATCTACAAGCACTTCTTTGGAGATACCTACTCACAGCGCTATGGGCCCAGGTGA
- the ccpg1 gene encoding cell cycle progression protein 1 isoform X3, with the protein MSESSSDTESSCGWTIISNEGSDIETLGTENGLECVADLPECIAVQQDQHASFSAEGSDNRPESSHDATLKEEILDETLSASEVAGEVAGDEHVTLCSSSDHSDIVTLGDMREAELGPWEEQAELEEEKEATGGEDSYLGTSSSSQYTFSTAETAVLVLSSWKLPQTLWDFGCHLKGQLSGSRSLSVFPVEQPTAGASSSSEDEAVDQVTPLVRRRRVRRSTTSSTAEPEEEQESGHSEREEVPEVHQEELQEPLVTPPAPGHVSGTLNKCILLALVIAISMGFGHFYGTVQTQERQKIVEKIRGGDLGDPRDLPPQCSRGQPTVIKAQKDELALQLKQTAMERTKTESQQKHLAVENQLLKSSLEREEESLSALQEELRSLRSQIRGLEERGAGADSILSENQRLKEHLEEERQRVLSVLGQRETLMAEAHTLRKELDKERRVTEQLRAELDLLSSAAAGVGGDPETEELQARLAELEKKLSFEQQRSDLWERLYVETKDDKATGDKQAKVKKPKEGVIGKVKETFDAVKNSTKEFVHHHKEQIKKAKEAVKENLRKFSDSVKSTFRHFKDSATRIMDKTQRPHDRRFHERKDARTEKQQQDQQQEQHKRSEGDSWQHRAHKPLHSHPRKSTEDSFQANRNTRKFGGKVQEEPDQENQRSGPKGCSGVFDCAYQESMSLFNKAMDPIRADEFNQLLHSYLQQEVDHFHHWTELESFINNYFHNGVFIHDQMLFTDFVSGVEDYLEDMQEYHGHDDDTFEDLDEYIYKHFFGDTYSQRYGPSRPFEGPDPPTKEQHRSNQQQRKQQRSRPRPQRDRKWSRSGQNTDRHMTDVKIELGPMPFDPKY; encoded by the exons ATGTCGGAGAGCTCCAGTGATACCGAGTCCTCCTGTGGTTGGACTATCATTAGTAATGAG GGTTCAGATATAGAGACCCTGGGAACAGAGAATGGTCTGGAATGCGTGGCGGATCTCCCAGAATGCATTGCAGTGCAACAGGACCAGCATGCTTCTTTCTCTG CCGAAGGATCTGACAATAGACCTGAGTCATCACATGATGCCACCCTGAAGGAAGAAATCTTAGATGAGACTCTGAGTGCCTCTGAG GTTGCGGGTGAGGTGGCGGGGGATGAGCATGTGACCCTGTGCTCCTCCAGCGACCACTCAGACATCGTGACTCTTGGGGACATGAGGGAGGCAGAACTGGGCCCCTGGGAGGAGCAGGCTGAgttggaggaggaaaaggaggccaCTGGCGGGGAAGACTCTTACCTGGGGACCTCCTCCAGCAGCCAGTACACCTTCAGCACAGCAGAGACTG CAGTCCTGGTGCTCAGCTCCTGGAAGCTTCCACAAACTCTCTGGGACTTTGGCTGCCATCTGAAAGGCCAGCTGTCTGGCAGCCGCTCCCTCTCAG TGTTTCCAGTAGAGCAGCCTACAGCAGGAGCCTCCAGCAGCAGTGAGGACGAGGCTGTGGATCAGGTGACCCCCCTGGTGAGGAGgcgcagggtgaggaggagcaccaccagctccacagctgagccagaggaggagcaggagtcgggccacagtgagagagaggaggttccTGAGGTGCACCAAGAGGAGCTGCAGGAGCCACTGGTTACTCCTCCTGCTCCGGGTCATGTCAGCGGCACCCTCAACAAGTGCATCCTGTTGGCTCTGGTCATCGCCATCAGTATGGGCTTCGGACACTTCTATG GCACGGTGCAGACTCAGGAGAGGCAGAAGATAGTGGAGAAGATCAGGGGGGGGGATCTTGGCGATCCCAGAGATCTGCCTCCTCAGTGTTCCAGAGGACAGCCAACTGTCATCAAG GCCCAGAAAGATGAGCTGGCATTGCAGCTGAAGCAGACTGCAATGGAAAGGACTAAGACTGAGTCCCAGCAGAAGCACCTGGCGGTGGAGAACCAGCTGCTGAAAAGCTCTCTGGAGCGAGAAGAGGAGTCCCTGTCCGCCctgcaggaggagctgaggagccTGCGCTCACAGATCCGGGGCCTGGAGGAGCGGGGTGCTGGGGCCGACTCCATCCTGTCTGAGAACCAGCGCCTGAAAGAGcacctggaggaagagaggcagcgtGTGCTTAGCGTGCTGGGCCAGAGGGAGACCCTGATGGCCGAAGCTCACACCCTGAGGAAAGAGCTAGACAAGGAGCGGCGTGTGACGGAGCAGCTGAGGGCGGAGCTGGACCTGCTGAGCAGTGCtgcggcaggggtggggggggacccGGAGACAGAGGAGCTGCAGGCCCGTCTGGCAGAACTGGAGAAGAAGCTGAGCTTTGAGCAGCAGCGCTCAGACCTGTGGGAGAGGCTGTATGTAGAGACCAAAGATGACAAGGCCACAGGGGACAAGCAGGCCAAGGTGAAGAAGCCCAAAGAAGGCGTGATTGGGAAGGTGAAGGAGACGTTTGATGCGGTGAAGAACTCCACCAAGGAGTTTGTGCACCATCACAAAGAGCAGATAAAGAAAGCCAAAGAGGCCGTGAAGGAGAACCTGAGGAAGTTTTCTGATTCTGTCAAATCGACCTTCCGCCACTTCAAGGACTCGGCCACGCGCATCATGGACAAAACCCAGCGGCCTCATGACAGGAGGTTTCACGAGAGGAAGGATGCGAGGACAGAGAAGCAGCAGCAGGAtcagcagcaggagcagcacaAGCGCTCAGAGGGAGATTCCTGGCAGCACCGGGCCCACAAGCCTCTGCATAGTCACCCTCGTAAATCTACAGAGGACTCCTTCCAGGCCAACCGTAACACCCGCAAGTTTGGGGGCAAGGTCCAGGAGGAGCCTGACCAGGAGAACCAGAGAAGTGGGCCCAAAGGCTGTTCTGGAGTTTTTGACTGTGCCTACCAGGAGTCCATGAGCCTCTTCAACAAAGCCATGGACCCCATCAGAGCAGACGAGTTCAACCAGCTCCTCCACAGCTACCTCCAGCAGGAGGTTGACCACTTCCACCACTGGACGGAGCTGGAGAGCTTCATCAATAACTACTTTCACAACGGTGTGTTCATCCACGACCAGATGTTGTTCACTGACTTTGTGAGTGGTGTGGAGGACTACCTGGAAGACATGCAGGAGTACCACGGCCATGACGATGACACCTTCGAAGATCTGGATGAGTACATCTACAAGCACTTCTTTGGAGATACCTACTCACAGCGCTATGGGCCCAG CAGGCCCTTTGAGGGGCCGGACCCACCCACGAAGGAGCAGCACAGGTCCAATCAGCAGCAGCGTAAGCAGCAGAGGTCCCGCCCCCggccacagagagacaggaagtggagcagaagtggacagaacacagacagacacatgactGATGTCAAAATTGAGCTGGGTCCCATGCCTTTTGATCCAAAATATTGA